In the Pithys albifrons albifrons isolate INPA30051 chromosome 3, PitAlb_v1, whole genome shotgun sequence genome, one interval contains:
- the PMCH gene encoding pro-MCH — MCISSFMLILSLYLFSQGFLPSVSKSLQEVEDENMLLTTLNLGKTLRNRDKIMNRGAIPLLKHYKTEDSIFFNEKNDENMKLLDTGFGHDFLNRVRPINLGRKQLPYLALKGAMAFPADTEIRNIESIQERETTDEENSAKFPIGRRDFESKYILFYITNNFILVKYIAMS, encoded by the exons ATGTGTATCTCATCATTCATGCtaattctctctctctatctTTTTTCTCAAGGTTTTCTACCTTCAGTTTCAAAATCTCTGCAAGAGGTAGAAGATGAAAATATGTTGCTAACCACATTAAATCTTGGAAAAACTCTTCGAAACAGAGATAAAATTATGAACAGAGGAGCTATACCTTTGCTGAAGCATTACAAGACTGAagacagcatttttttcaatgaaaagaaTGATGAAAACATGAAGCTTTTG GACACAGGTTTCGGGCACGATTTCTTAAATCGTGTTAGGCCAATCAACTTAGGTAGAAAACAACTACCTTATCTTGCACTGAAGGGAGCCATGGCTTTTCCAGCTGATACTGAAATTCGAAATATTGAGTCAATACAGGAAAGAGAGACGACAGATGAAGAAAATTCAGCTAAATTCCCTATAGGAAGAAGAGACTTTgaaagtaaatatattttattttacataacaaataatttcattctgGTAAAATATATTGCAATGTCATAA